In the Candidatus Bathyarchaeia archaeon genome, one interval contains:
- a CDS encoding (Fe-S)-binding protein has protein sequence MPKPIFLLQLAHRAKNMSLKSSVIQTLRRIAGDSNVLTDPEDLYAYSFEQFFRQKQYPRIDAVVKVSSSLQANEIRELAQVEGFLVFKRTEGKSGFDQTPSKAVVLIDDADPPQLEGLLNLNEKQPQTADLEQEIKRAGHGSFRNYALALNSFFSDLPSQKCLACKVCSGYCPVSPSFNNVETWSSKGRAIIARALSSGELSPSPKAIDILYSCSLCGLCFAPCFESTQVRKAILDTRRRIAQKKGVPDLFAATAKNIFEVGDPSGMPPSKRVTWTQQLPQKGVFPQKASVLYWAGCVASTRTPNTAKALGNILNKAHVEFTYLGEREGCCGYVLFASGLWNEAKKNASTLVERLSQTKAETLITTCAGCYYTFTKMYPEILGISLPFKVQHATQYVENLIKEKDLVPRDLNWKITYHDPCSLGRHSNVYNSPRNVLNAVPKLDFVEMSLNRTRSRCCGAGGGLWSFNNTVANNCATERLVKDAVPLGVSALTTACPTCHINLRNAATRKTPGIKVYDVVEIADLSTS, from the coding sequence GTGCCCAAGCCTATTTTCTTACTCCAATTGGCGCACAGAGCAAAGAACATGTCATTGAAGAGCAGCGTCATTCAGACCCTTCGGCGAATTGCGGGCGACTCAAACGTTTTAACAGACCCTGAAGATCTGTATGCGTATTCTTTTGAACAGTTTTTTAGACAGAAGCAGTATCCACGAATTGACGCTGTCGTCAAAGTCAGCTCTAGCCTGCAAGCCAACGAAATTCGCGAGCTGGCTCAGGTTGAAGGCTTTCTGGTCTTCAAAAGAACTGAAGGAAAAAGTGGATTCGATCAAACTCCGTCAAAAGCCGTGGTTCTGATCGACGATGCTGACCCGCCTCAACTTGAAGGTCTTCTGAACCTAAACGAAAAACAGCCTCAAACCGCGGACTTGGAACAGGAAATCAAGAGGGCTGGACACGGTTCATTTCGCAACTATGCTCTCGCGCTGAACTCATTCTTCTCGGATCTTCCTTCGCAGAAATGCCTCGCATGCAAAGTGTGCAGCGGCTACTGCCCAGTAAGCCCATCCTTCAACAATGTCGAAACATGGTCGTCTAAAGGCAGAGCCATCATTGCTCGTGCATTGTCGAGCGGCGAGTTGTCACCTTCCCCTAAGGCAATCGACATCCTGTACTCTTGCAGCCTCTGCGGACTATGCTTTGCGCCCTGCTTCGAAAGCACGCAAGTCAGAAAAGCCATATTGGACACGCGTCGCCGTATTGCTCAGAAAAAAGGGGTGCCTGACCTGTTTGCAGCTACAGCCAAGAACATATTTGAGGTTGGAGACCCAAGCGGCATGCCGCCCAGCAAACGCGTTACGTGGACACAGCAACTTCCGCAAAAAGGCGTCTTTCCGCAGAAGGCTTCCGTTCTCTACTGGGCTGGCTGCGTGGCTTCAACTCGCACTCCAAACACAGCAAAGGCGTTGGGCAACATTCTAAACAAGGCACACGTCGAGTTCACGTATCTAGGCGAGAGAGAAGGATGCTGCGGCTACGTCCTATTCGCATCAGGACTGTGGAACGAGGCAAAGAAAAACGCCTCAACACTTGTTGAAAGGCTAAGCCAAACAAAGGCAGAGACTCTGATCACAACTTGTGCCGGCTGCTACTACACGTTTACCAAAATGTACCCAGAAATACTTGGCATAAGCCTGCCCTTCAAAGTCCAGCATGCCACACAATACGTCGAGAATCTCATCAAAGAAAAAGACCTCGTCCCACGCGATTTGAACTGGAAAATCACATATCACGATCCCTGCTCGCTGGGACGACACAGCAACGTCTACAACTCACCACGCAACGTTCTAAACGCTGTGCCCAAGCTAGACTTTGTAGAAATGTCGCTGAACCGAACCCGCTCACGATGCTGCGGAGCCGGGGGCGGACTATGGTCTTTCAACAACACAGTTGCCAACAACTGCGCCACAGAAAGACTCGTCAAAGACGCGGTTCCCCTAGGCGTATCAGCTCTCACGACTGCCTGCCCCACATGCCACATCAACCTGCGCAACGCAGCAACCAGAAAAACGCCGGGAATCAAAGTCTATGACGTAGTGGAAATAGCCGATCTGTCCACTTCTTAA
- a CDS encoding 4Fe-4S dicluster domain-containing protein, translating into MDKILFIDPEKCTGCRLCETACSLHHEKVVNPALARIHVAKWETAGLYIPVVCVQCESPICQTVCPVRAISRDEKTGAVIIDPDACVGCRLCALYCPFAGAQIDFKKGRILKCDLCSGEPVCAKFCDPKALQYVKASTANMMKQRAAAQRFSELMKKMLVAP; encoded by the coding sequence GTGGACAAGATCTTGTTCATTGACCCAGAGAAATGCACTGGGTGCCGCCTCTGCGAAACAGCCTGCTCGTTGCATCATGAAAAAGTGGTTAATCCTGCGTTGGCGCGAATTCATGTTGCCAAGTGGGAAACCGCTGGTCTGTATATTCCTGTTGTCTGCGTGCAATGCGAATCGCCTATATGCCAAACCGTGTGTCCTGTGCGAGCAATAAGTCGAGATGAAAAAACTGGAGCTGTCATAATCGACCCAGATGCCTGCGTTGGCTGTCGCCTCTGCGCTCTCTATTGTCCATTTGCAGGCGCCCAGATCGACTTCAAGAAGGGAAGAATTTTGAAATGCGATTTGTGCAGCGGTGAGCCTGTGTGCGCCAAGTTCTGCGACCCAAAAGCGTTGCAGTATGTTAAGGCGTCTACGGCTAACATGATGAAGCAGCGTGCAGCGGCTCAGAGATTTTCAGAACTCATGAAGAAAATGTTGGTTGCGCCTTAA